The proteins below come from a single Leifsonia sp. 1010 genomic window:
- a CDS encoding GntR family transcriptional regulator gives MTIQSGEHFLPARRALADDVYDAVLGLLMDQVIEPGSRASIDGIARQLNVSPTPVREALARLESEGLVVKKALKGYTAAPLLDSDGLRQLFEMRRLLEPYATRNAAGELDAETLKQLEDLCDAMHRSGQAAQTGGDRFKDYKDFANQDAEFHRIIAEHSGNALLADAIGRLRSHMHQYRIYFKHGVVDETSGEHEAVLEALRSGKPASAEKAMLDHITKSYARISASLAEAEKAG, from the coding sequence ATGACGATCCAATCGGGGGAACACTTCCTTCCGGCGCGGCGGGCGCTGGCCGACGATGTGTACGACGCCGTCCTCGGCCTGCTGATGGACCAGGTGATCGAGCCGGGCAGCCGCGCCAGCATCGACGGCATCGCGCGTCAGCTCAACGTCTCCCCCACGCCGGTCCGCGAGGCGCTGGCGCGTCTCGAGTCGGAGGGTCTCGTCGTCAAGAAGGCTCTGAAGGGCTACACAGCCGCGCCCCTGCTCGACAGCGACGGGCTGCGCCAGCTGTTCGAGATGCGCCGGCTGCTGGAGCCGTACGCGACCCGCAACGCAGCGGGCGAGCTGGATGCGGAGACCCTGAAGCAGCTGGAGGACCTCTGCGACGCCATGCACCGCAGCGGCCAGGCGGCGCAGACCGGCGGCGACCGCTTCAAGGACTACAAGGACTTCGCCAACCAGGACGCCGAGTTCCACCGCATCATCGCCGAGCACTCGGGCAACGCGCTGTTGGCCGACGCGATCGGGCGCCTCCGCTCGCACATGCACCAGTACCGCATCTACTTCAAGCACGGCGTCGTGGATGAGACGTCGGGCGAGCACGAGGCCGTCCTGGAAGCGCTGCGCAGCGGCAAGCCGGCTTCGGCCGAGAAGGCGATGCTCGACCACATCACCAAGTCGTACGCGCGCATCTCCGCCAGCCTCGCCGAGGCCGAGAAGGCCGGCTAG
- a CDS encoding sugar ABC transporter permease: MTSPLVTGAVVSEETAAPAAPPTRPFGVPHPTPPRRGGRKRRGDGLVALAYLWPGLAGFTFFIVVPLIGSLVISLFEWPLFGAPTFIGLANYQKLFSDPTFYTVLINTIIFAFVYTALNLAVALAVSLWLNTRIKFAGFWRVIFFLPAITPMVANALVWRLLLSDNGLVNSALAGIGIDGPSWLSDSRFALASVIAMSVWQSFGYNVIVLSAGLGGIPKEILEASRMDGTNAWQRLRSIILPMISPSLFFTMTMTMIGAFQVFVQPQILTQGGPGESTNTFVLYLYRNGFVFDRLGYASALAWMLFIVVMIITALQFAGQKRWVNYDK; the protein is encoded by the coding sequence ATGACCTCCCCCCTGGTCACGGGTGCCGTCGTCTCCGAGGAGACGGCGGCACCCGCCGCGCCCCCCACTCGCCCGTTCGGCGTGCCGCATCCCACCCCTCCGCGCCGGGGCGGCCGCAAGCGCCGCGGGGACGGCCTCGTCGCCCTCGCCTACCTCTGGCCGGGACTCGCCGGCTTCACCTTCTTCATCGTCGTCCCGCTGATCGGGTCGCTCGTCATCAGCCTGTTCGAGTGGCCGCTGTTCGGCGCCCCCACCTTCATCGGGCTGGCGAACTACCAGAAGCTGTTCAGCGACCCCACGTTCTACACCGTCCTGATCAACACGATCATCTTCGCCTTCGTCTACACGGCCCTGAATCTGGCCGTTGCCCTGGCGGTGTCGCTGTGGCTCAACACGCGTATCAAGTTCGCCGGCTTCTGGCGCGTCATCTTCTTCCTCCCGGCCATCACCCCGATGGTCGCGAACGCGCTGGTCTGGCGTCTGCTGCTCAGCGACAACGGCCTGGTGAACTCGGCCCTCGCCGGCATCGGCATCGACGGGCCCAGCTGGCTGTCCGACTCCCGCTTCGCCCTGGCGTCCGTCATCGCGATGTCGGTGTGGCAGTCGTTCGGCTACAACGTGATCGTGCTCTCGGCCGGCCTCGGCGGCATCCCGAAGGAGATCCTCGAGGCCTCCCGGATGGACGGCACGAACGCGTGGCAGCGGCTGCGGTCGATCATCCTGCCGATGATCTCGCCGTCACTGTTCTTCACCATGACGATGACGATGATCGGCGCGTTCCAGGTCTTCGTGCAGCCGCAGATCCTGACCCAGGGCGGACCGGGCGAGTCGACGAACACGTTCGTGCTCTACCTCTACCGCAACGGATTCGTCTTCGATCGGCTCGGCTACGCGTCGGCACTGGCGTGGATGCTCTTCATCGTCGTCATGATCATCACCGCGCTGCAGTTCGCGGGCCAGAAGAGGTGGGTCAACTATGACAAGTGA
- a CDS encoding enolase C-terminal domain-like protein gives MSIVTGFETLDVRFETSALLDGSDAMNPDPDYSAAYLRVTTDAPDGHEGHAFVFTIGRGNDVQVAAIEAIAHRVEGRNVEAILDDLGGFWREFVHDSQLRWLGPEKGVMHMAIGAVVNAFWDLKAKRAGLPLWQLLSRMSPEELVSLVDFRYLTDALTPEQALELLRAAEPGRAAREAELLADGYPGYTTTPGWLGYSDEKLRRLAREAVDDGFTQIKLKVGDRLDDDLRRLRVARDTVGPDIRIAIDANQRWDRDQAIEWIRALQPFDLAWVEEPTSPDDVLAHGAIAEAVAPVPIATGEHGMSRVLFKQLLQAGAASIVQIDSTRVAGVNENIAILLLAAKFGVPVCPHAGGVGLCEAVQHFSMFDFVAVSGSQEGRMIEYTTHLHEHFVTPAEVTGGRYRAPLAPGIGMEMLASSLYEHEVGPLLVD, from the coding sequence GTGAGCATCGTCACGGGCTTCGAGACCCTGGATGTGCGGTTCGAGACATCCGCCCTGCTGGACGGGTCGGACGCGATGAACCCGGACCCGGACTACTCCGCCGCCTACCTGCGCGTTACGACCGACGCCCCGGACGGCCACGAGGGCCACGCCTTCGTGTTCACCATCGGACGCGGCAACGACGTCCAGGTCGCCGCCATCGAGGCCATCGCCCACCGCGTGGAGGGCAGGAACGTCGAAGCGATCCTGGACGACCTCGGCGGGTTCTGGCGCGAGTTCGTCCACGACTCGCAGCTGCGCTGGCTCGGCCCCGAGAAGGGCGTCATGCACATGGCCATCGGCGCCGTCGTCAATGCGTTCTGGGACCTCAAGGCCAAGCGCGCCGGCCTCCCGTTGTGGCAGCTGCTCTCCCGCATGTCGCCGGAGGAGCTCGTCTCGCTCGTCGACTTCCGGTACCTCACCGACGCCCTGACCCCGGAGCAGGCGCTCGAGCTGCTTCGCGCGGCGGAGCCGGGCCGCGCCGCGCGCGAAGCCGAACTGCTCGCCGACGGGTATCCCGGATACACGACCACGCCTGGCTGGCTCGGCTACTCCGACGAGAAGCTGCGGCGCCTGGCGCGCGAGGCCGTCGACGACGGCTTCACGCAGATCAAGCTCAAGGTCGGCGACCGGCTCGACGACGACCTCCGCCGTCTTCGCGTGGCCCGCGACACGGTCGGCCCCGACATCCGGATCGCCATCGACGCCAACCAGCGCTGGGACCGCGACCAGGCCATCGAGTGGATCCGCGCCCTCCAGCCGTTCGACCTCGCCTGGGTCGAGGAGCCCACCAGCCCGGACGATGTGCTCGCGCATGGGGCGATCGCCGAGGCCGTGGCGCCCGTCCCGATCGCGACCGGCGAGCACGGCATGAGCCGGGTGCTGTTCAAGCAGCTGCTGCAGGCGGGCGCCGCCTCCATCGTCCAGATCGACTCGACCCGGGTCGCCGGGGTCAACGAGAACATCGCGATCCTGCTGCTCGCGGCGAAATTCGGCGTCCCGGTGTGCCCGCATGCCGGCGGCGTAGGCCTGTGCGAGGCGGTGCAGCACTTCTCGATGTTCGACTTCGTCGCCGTCTCCGGCAGCCAGGAGGGCCGGATGATCGAGTACACGACGCACCTGCACGAGCACTTCGTCACCCCGGCCGAGGTGACCGGCGGCCGCTACCGCGCGCCGCTGGCGCCGGGCATCGGGATGGAGATGCTCGCCTCATCCCTCTACGAGCACGAGGTCGGCCCCCTGCTCGTCGACTGA
- a CDS encoding extracellular solute-binding protein has protein sequence MTPRSKRRAARIGTAVLLTGALTALAGCAGGSGGDAKGGPISMYTWVSSQSDRDQWEGFIDLGKKVDPDLDVTIEGPSFNDYWTKVKTRLSGSNPPCLLTTQAARAQELSGLLMPLNDLIKKNKLDTSKFDESMLKGMTVDGTIRAIPYDAEPIVLYYNADSFAKAGLQLPSTTYTREQFLADAKKLTTGDHKALAISPGFFIPNAWAIADGAEAVKDSKLDLTNSKLVDQVQSYFDLVGKEGIAKAPEAADGSDVSQSAFTSGAVDMLIEGPWMYGTFADAAKFTMGVTIVPSTSGEAHGMTAGSGFGIAKNCKNPDAAFKAIVAMTDTSVLKGQAEKRGIVPSRADAQSAWAEGKSPEAYAAVQALLKNATAQITTPTWNQVETLFTQYGVEGYRGDKTAKDVLSTIQKSVGQ, from the coding sequence AGCAAGCGCAGGGCGGCCAGGATCGGAACCGCCGTCCTGCTGACCGGAGCACTCACCGCACTGGCCGGCTGCGCCGGCGGCAGCGGGGGCGACGCCAAGGGCGGCCCGATCAGCATGTACACCTGGGTCAGCAGTCAGAGCGACCGCGACCAGTGGGAAGGCTTCATCGATCTCGGCAAGAAGGTCGACCCCGACCTCGACGTCACGATCGAGGGCCCGAGCTTCAACGACTACTGGACCAAGGTCAAGACCCGCCTCAGCGGCTCCAACCCGCCCTGCCTGCTCACCACCCAGGCCGCGCGGGCCCAGGAGCTCTCGGGACTGCTCATGCCGCTGAACGACCTGATCAAGAAGAACAAGCTCGACACCTCGAAGTTCGACGAGTCGATGCTGAAGGGCATGACCGTGGACGGCACGATCCGCGCGATCCCCTACGACGCCGAGCCGATCGTCCTCTACTACAACGCGGACTCCTTCGCGAAGGCGGGCCTGCAGCTCCCGAGCACCACCTACACGCGGGAGCAGTTCCTGGCCGACGCGAAGAAGCTGACGACGGGCGACCACAAGGCGCTCGCGATCTCCCCCGGCTTCTTCATCCCGAACGCCTGGGCCATCGCCGACGGCGCGGAGGCCGTGAAGGACTCCAAGCTCGACCTCACCAACTCCAAGCTGGTGGACCAGGTGCAGTCCTACTTCGACCTCGTCGGCAAGGAGGGCATCGCGAAGGCCCCCGAGGCCGCGGACGGCTCCGACGTCTCCCAGTCGGCGTTCACCAGCGGCGCCGTCGACATGCTGATCGAGGGCCCGTGGATGTACGGCACCTTCGCCGACGCCGCCAAGTTCACGATGGGCGTGACGATCGTCCCGAGCACCTCCGGTGAGGCGCACGGCATGACGGCCGGCTCCGGCTTCGGCATCGCGAAGAACTGCAAGAACCCGGACGCGGCCTTCAAGGCGATCGTCGCGATGACCGACACCAGCGTCCTGAAGGGTCAGGCGGAGAAGCGCGGCATCGTGCCCTCCCGTGCTGACGCCCAGTCGGCCTGGGCCGAGGGCAAGTCGCCGGAGGCGTACGCCGCGGTGCAGGCTCTGCTGAAGAACGCGACGGCGCAGATCACCACCCCCACCTGGAACCAGGTGGAGACCCTGTTCACCCAGTACGGCGTCGAGGGGTACCGGGGTGACAAGACGGCCAAGGACGTGCTGAGCACGATCCAGAAGTCGGTCGGGCAGTAG
- a CDS encoding mandelate racemase/muconate lactonizing enzyme family protein — MSLAPPAALTAVDGTIVSAEAWLSDLEVETVRTDAVQSFLKQETIFVRLRTVGGVEGIGYSYTIGTGGAAVLSLLRETLLDVVVGMDVNRPEDVWRALFSSTRATTVGLITSLALAAVDTAVWDARCKAAGLPLWVAAGGAQPRIPLYDTEGGWLHFSTDELVAQAVESQRRGLGGVKIKVGKPRAHEDFERLSAVREAVGDRMDIMVDANQSLTAAEAIRRAALFEKLDIFWFEEPLPAEDVAGHRRLAESTSVPVAVGESIYSVGHFREYLQSGAASIVQVDVARVGGITPWLKVAHLAEAFNVAVAPHFLMELHVSLCCAVPNALYLEHIPQLRAVTRSEMTIRDGHGLAPSEPGLGIEWDLDAVDDLRVA, encoded by the coding sequence ATGAGCCTCGCCCCGCCCGCCGCCCTCACCGCCGTCGACGGCACGATCGTCAGCGCCGAGGCGTGGCTGAGCGACCTGGAGGTGGAGACGGTCCGCACGGACGCGGTGCAGTCGTTCCTGAAGCAGGAGACCATCTTCGTCCGGCTGCGCACGGTCGGCGGGGTCGAGGGCATCGGCTACAGCTACACGATCGGGACCGGCGGCGCGGCCGTCCTCAGCCTCCTACGCGAGACCCTGCTCGACGTCGTGGTCGGGATGGACGTGAACCGCCCGGAGGACGTCTGGCGCGCTCTGTTCTCCTCCACACGCGCGACGACCGTCGGCCTCATCACCTCGCTCGCGCTCGCCGCCGTCGACACCGCGGTGTGGGATGCGCGCTGCAAGGCGGCCGGCCTGCCGCTCTGGGTGGCGGCGGGAGGTGCGCAGCCGCGCATCCCGCTGTACGACACCGAGGGAGGCTGGCTGCACTTCAGCACGGACGAGCTGGTCGCGCAGGCGGTCGAGTCGCAGCGGCGCGGGCTCGGCGGCGTGAAGATCAAGGTCGGCAAGCCGCGCGCGCACGAGGACTTCGAGCGGTTGAGCGCCGTCCGCGAGGCCGTCGGGGACAGGATGGACATCATGGTGGATGCGAACCAATCCCTGACCGCTGCCGAGGCGATCCGCCGCGCAGCCCTGTTCGAGAAGCTCGACATCTTCTGGTTCGAGGAGCCCCTCCCCGCCGAGGACGTCGCCGGGCACCGCCGGCTCGCCGAGTCGACCAGCGTCCCGGTCGCGGTCGGCGAATCGATCTACTCGGTCGGCCACTTCCGCGAGTACCTGCAGTCGGGGGCCGCCTCCATCGTCCAGGTCGATGTCGCCCGGGTGGGCGGCATCACGCCGTGGCTGAAGGTCGCGCACCTCGCCGAGGCGTTCAACGTCGCTGTCGCACCGCACTTCCTGATGGAGCTGCACGTGTCGCTGTGCTGTGCGGTGCCCAACGCGCTCTACCTGGAGCACATCCCGCAGTTGCGCGCGGTGACCCGCTCGGAGATGACGATCCGCGACGGCCACGGCCTGGCGCCGTCGGAACCGGGGCTCGGCATCGAGTGGGACCTGGACGCCGTCGACGATCTGCGGGTCGCCTGA
- a CDS encoding aldo/keto reductase, with the protein MGPQRTFGRGGLTVGPIGYGSAALGNLYRPRPEDEWPGIVPAAWEAGVRYFDTAPHYGLGLAEERLGESLRAFPRDEYVLSTKVGRVLDPNPEYRPGDTDIANLFDVPATLRRRFDYSRDGVLRSVEDSLRRLGVDRIDVLFVHDPDEHEREALEGAFPALDELRSQGVIRSYGAGMNQTAMLTRFVRETDLDIVMCANRYTLLDPSAEQELLPAAQERGVSVAVAAVFNSGILATVRPAADATFVYGAASPELIGRVNRIADVAERHGATVPQLAVQFPLRHPAVSTVVLGADTPAQIERNARLSTPPVPDAVWEELREDGLLP; encoded by the coding sequence ATGGGACCGCAGCGTACGTTCGGGCGGGGCGGGCTGACCGTCGGCCCGATCGGCTACGGCTCCGCCGCTCTCGGCAACCTCTATCGGCCGCGGCCGGAAGACGAGTGGCCGGGCATCGTCCCCGCCGCCTGGGAGGCCGGTGTCCGCTACTTCGACACGGCGCCGCACTACGGCCTGGGGCTCGCCGAGGAGCGCCTGGGCGAGAGCCTGCGCGCCTTCCCGCGCGACGAGTACGTGCTCTCGACCAAGGTGGGCCGGGTCCTCGATCCCAACCCGGAATACCGGCCGGGCGACACCGACATCGCGAACCTGTTCGACGTGCCCGCGACTCTGCGGCGTCGCTTCGACTACTCGCGGGACGGCGTGCTCCGCTCGGTGGAGGACTCGCTGCGGCGCCTCGGTGTCGACCGCATCGACGTCCTGTTCGTCCACGACCCGGACGAGCACGAGCGCGAGGCCCTGGAGGGCGCCTTCCCGGCGCTCGACGAACTGCGGTCGCAGGGCGTCATCCGCTCGTACGGGGCCGGGATGAATCAGACCGCCATGCTCACCCGATTCGTCCGCGAGACGGACCTCGACATCGTGATGTGCGCGAACCGGTACACGTTGCTCGACCCGTCCGCCGAGCAGGAGCTGCTCCCGGCCGCGCAGGAACGCGGGGTGTCGGTCGCCGTCGCGGCGGTCTTCAACTCCGGCATCCTCGCCACCGTCCGGCCGGCAGCCGATGCCACCTTCGTCTACGGCGCGGCGTCGCCGGAGCTCATCGGGCGGGTGAACCGCATCGCCGATGTCGCGGAGCGGCACGGCGCCACGGTGCCGCAGCTCGCGGTGCAGTTCCCGCTGCGGCATCCCGCCGTCTCGACCGTGGTGCTCGGCGCGGACACCCCGGCGCAGATCGAGCGCAACGCCCGGCTGTCCACTCCCCCGGTGCCCGATGCGGTGTGGGAGGAGCTGCGGGAGGACGGTCTCTTGCCGTGA
- a CDS encoding carbohydrate ABC transporter permease, with the protein MTSDTLERSRTSGRRHRLRPAQRVVVTKTWLNTLLMAIVALLFTFPFIWMFFSALKPESEVFSPNPTFIGSEVKWSNFVDAWTLVPFGRFIFNGFFVSICGALLSVIVAVLSAYAFSRLRFKYRDRIFLLYVLTLVLPQEVLVVPLFIMMNQLGLVDTYTALIIPFAFTAFGTFLLRQFFLTIPIEFEEAALIDGASRFRTLWSVLLPQLTAPLSVLGVFSFVGYYNSYLWPLIIINSQELATVPLGLSMFTGEHGTQWSLMMAASTIAIIPSLIIVALLQRQLIKGVALGGFGGR; encoded by the coding sequence ATGACAAGTGACACGCTCGAACGGAGCCGCACGAGCGGCCGCCGTCACCGGCTCCGCCCGGCCCAGCGCGTCGTCGTGACGAAGACCTGGCTCAACACGCTCCTGATGGCCATCGTCGCGCTGCTGTTCACCTTCCCCTTCATCTGGATGTTCTTCTCGGCCCTCAAGCCGGAGTCCGAGGTGTTCTCGCCCAACCCGACATTCATCGGGTCCGAGGTGAAGTGGTCGAACTTCGTGGACGCCTGGACCCTGGTGCCGTTCGGCCGGTTCATCTTCAACGGCTTCTTCGTCTCGATCTGCGGCGCCCTGCTCTCGGTCATCGTCGCGGTGCTCTCGGCGTACGCGTTCTCGCGCCTGCGCTTCAAGTACCGCGACCGCATCTTCCTGCTCTACGTGCTGACGCTGGTGCTTCCGCAGGAGGTGCTGGTCGTCCCGCTGTTCATCATGATGAATCAGCTCGGCCTCGTCGACACGTATACGGCCCTGATCATCCCGTTCGCGTTCACCGCGTTCGGCACGTTCCTGCTCCGTCAGTTCTTCCTGACGATCCCGATCGAGTTCGAGGAGGCGGCGCTGATCGACGGCGCCTCGCGCTTCCGCACCCTGTGGTCGGTGCTCCTCCCGCAGCTCACCGCGCCGCTGTCGGTGCTGGGCGTGTTCTCGTTCGTCGGCTACTACAACTCCTACCTGTGGCCGCTGATCATCATCAACAGCCAGGAGCTGGCGACCGTGCCCCTCGGCCTCTCCATGTTCACGGGCGAGCACGGCACCCAGTGGAGCCTGATGATGGCCGCATCCACGATCGCGATCATCCCGTCGCTGATCATCGTCGCGCTGCTGCAGCGCCAGCTGATCAAGGGCGTCGCCCTCGGCGGCTTCGGCGGCCGCTGA